The following are encoded together in the Hoplias malabaricus isolate fHopMal1 chromosome 3, fHopMal1.hap1, whole genome shotgun sequence genome:
- the manbal gene encoding protein MANBAL isoform X2 gives MSGDLDLSPPEVPEPTFFESLLRYGLFLGAIFQLVCILAIIIPSSKSHEQEETAEPAETKSSEQSKKSKAVAQQMRQKPKKESKKKR, from the exons ATGTCTGGAGATCTGGACCTCTCTCCCCCTGAAGTTCCGGAGCCCACATTCTTTGAGAGTCTTTTGCGTTATGGCCTGTTTCTCGGAGCTATTTTCCAGCTCGTCTGCATTTTAGCCATAATCATCCCCTCGTCTAAGAGCCACGAACAG GAAGAGACTGCAGAACCAGCTGAAACCAAAAGTTCTGAACAGAGTAAAAAATCAAAGGCAGTCGCACAACAGATGCGACAGAAACCAAAAAAGGAGAGCAAGAAGAAGAGATAA
- the manbal gene encoding protein MANBAL isoform X1, protein MLENINMSGDLDLSPPEVPEPTFFESLLRYGLFLGAIFQLVCILAIIIPSSKSHEQEETAEPAETKSSEQSKKSKAVAQQMRQKPKKESKKKR, encoded by the exons ATGTTAGAAAAC ATAAACATGTCTGGAGATCTGGACCTCTCTCCCCCTGAAGTTCCGGAGCCCACATTCTTTGAGAGTCTTTTGCGTTATGGCCTGTTTCTCGGAGCTATTTTCCAGCTCGTCTGCATTTTAGCCATAATCATCCCCTCGTCTAAGAGCCACGAACAG GAAGAGACTGCAGAACCAGCTGAAACCAAAAGTTCTGAACAGAGTAAAAAATCAAAGGCAGTCGCACAACAGATGCGACAGAAACCAAAAAAGGAGAGCAAGAAGAAGAGATAA